A stretch of Synechococcus sp. MIT S9220 DNA encodes these proteins:
- a CDS encoding phage holin family protein, with amino-acid sequence MGLIGWLLQWPVRAVVLLLVAAMPLGVELAGFQAALSSAVTIGLLGTLLILPLKFVLALPWAVTSLGGLIAPVSWLFDWLITVILFGLAASLIDGFRLKDGLRSAVLGSVAYSVISAVFIRALGLADVGVIRAAAGG; translated from the coding sequence ATGGGCCTGATCGGTTGGTTGTTGCAATGGCCTGTGCGTGCTGTGGTTCTGCTGCTTGTGGCGGCAATGCCTCTGGGAGTTGAACTGGCTGGGTTCCAGGCAGCTCTTTCATCGGCCGTCACGATTGGTTTGCTGGGCACTCTCTTGATCCTGCCTCTGAAGTTTGTTTTGGCGCTGCCTTGGGCAGTGACCAGTCTTGGCGGTTTGATTGCCCCGGTTAGCTGGCTGTTCGACTGGTTGATCACTGTTATTCTTTTTGGTTTGGCGGCGTCGTTGATTGATGGTTTTCGTTTGAAGGATGGACTGCGCAGTGCCGTGCTCGGGTCTGTGGCCTACAGCGTCATCAGTGCCGTATTCATCCGTGCTCTCGGCCTGGCTGATGTCGGGGTCATCCGTGCTGCTGCAGGAGGCTGA
- a CDS encoding DUF2973 domain-containing protein, with product MSTAFLPLAYTVACAFVLLSAFRGMALAFRRQSRTGDRTGLKTTHPELIDENGFITQEELLVVHFSGLDGNSLSVSS from the coding sequence ATGTCGACAGCATTCCTACCCCTCGCGTACACCGTTGCTTGCGCGTTTGTGCTGTTGTCGGCTTTTCGCGGCATGGCATTGGCATTCAGGCGTCAATCCCGGACTGGTGACAGAACTGGTTTGAAAACAACTCATCCTGAGTTGATTGATGAGAATGGTTTCATCACTCAAGAGGAATTATTAGTCGTTCACTTTAGTGGGCTCGACGGTAATTCTCTGTCGGTCAGCTCTTGA